ACTCAAAAGCTCagtacacaaataaacatataatagcACCATATTAGCTTGATTCCTTCTAGAAATAGCCAATTATAATTTTTTGATCTTTTGTTGCAATTAGTTGTTGCTAGAGTCTTTGTACAGGTAGTATAGTGTCTGCATATACACAATACTAGACATATGCATGATCATTGGAGAGACATCACAGGAGCAGTTTCATGTCCTTTCCTATAACTCTGATGTTAAAcccatgtaaatgttttttcatttcatgcctcttctgttttccttttgatttcttctctctcatgtttctttcttcttcattgATCTACATGGGGTAGAGTAGGAAACCAGAGAAAGAAGAATGGACATATTGTCCTGCATAGAGTCCAGATGCCTGGTCAGATGGTAACTGGATATGAACAGTGTCTCCTGGCTGTAACGGAATCACAGCACTGCCAGATGCCTGGTCCAAAACACCCTTCTTATACTCATCATATGTATACATTACAGGTTCTCCATTTCGGTACAGACCCACCCACACATTGGAACCCTTGCAATGTACATGGTATGAAAAGTAGTAGATACCAGGTAGATCACAGGTGAACACACCTGTCTGTGGATTGTAATTCTGTCGGCCATTATACAATAGCTTGTCAAATACCACTGGTGTTCCAACTGGAGGGTAAGGTGTAGTCAGTTGTGCAGTAAAAGCAGGCATCTCTAGACCACTAGAACCCATTATATCAGCTCCACCTCCatacttttttcctttcatatGCCCACTAGTCTTCACTCCATCCAGGGCTGGCCCCATCTCAGGCAGAACACCCATGAGTTCAGGGTTTAGGGCAGGTGGTCCAGGGGGTCCTGGAGGACCAGGAGGACCTGGTTGACCTGGCTGGCCTGGGGAACCACTTGTGCCTGGAGGCCCAGGAAGACCAAGAGGGCCTGTAGCACCAGGGCTTCCCTCACCTGGAGGACCAGCCTTACCAGGAGGACCAGGTTCTCCCTTAGGCCCAGGAGCTCCAGATGGGCCAAATGGTCCCGCTGGTCCTGTCAGCCCTGGAATGCCTCCTGGACCCTGCTTCCCTTCAGGACCAGGTGCCCCTGCTTCTCCTTTAGGGCCAGGCATGCCAGGAGGGCCATGGGATCCAGGTTGACCCTTCTCTCCACCATCTCCTTTGGGACCGATAGGGCCTGCTGGTCCCCGTGGGCCAGGGTCACCATCTTCACCTGCTTGACCTGGTTGGCCTGCAATTCCTGGAGGTCCTGGCTTTCCCACAGACCCTGGTTCTCCTTTTGCTCCACCTTCACCGCTCTCCCCTTTAGGTCCTGGTGCACCAATACCACCAGGAGGTCCTACTGGTCCTGGAGAGCCAGGAGGACCACTCGGTCCTGAGGGTCCTACCATACCAGGTGGACCTCCAAATCCTATGTCACCTTTTGGTCCTGAAGGTCCAGGTGGCCCTCCCATTCCTTTGTCACCTTTTGGGCCAGGGTATCCTGGTTTTCCAAATCCAGGTAATCCAGGCCTTCCTGGCAAACCTGGTGGCCCTGGTAGGCCTTTATGACCTGGGACACCCGGCTGCCCTGGCAATCCAACATCACCTGGTTTCCCAATGCCAGGCAGTCCTTGTGGTCCTTGTTTGCCCTCCAAGCCTGATGGTCCTTCTGGACCAAGTGGTCCAGGTGGTCCAGGTTGTCCTTCTTTACCTGGTGCACCTGGCAAACCAGGGGCTCCAGGCTTGCCCACCCCTGGCAATCCTTTATGCCCAGGTAGTCCTGAAGGCCCAGGTGGACCTTTTGGACCTTGTGGCCCAATATGTCCGATTCCCTTATCTCCTTTAGGCCCAGGCAACCCCGGAAGACCAGGTAGACCTTTGTGCCCTGGTTCACCTTTGGGTCCTGGCAGTCCTGGTAGCCCTTGGCCACCTGGCCTCCCAATTCCTTGCAAGCCTGGGGGTCCTGGTGGACCAGGTGGTCCTGTCATACCTGGTTGCCCCTGTGCTCCACCAGGTCCCTGTTCACCTTGTTCTCCTGGTGGTCCCATTTCACCAGGCTTCCCTGGCATTCCTAGCATTCCTGGTTTACCAACACCAGGTAACCCTGGGGGGCCAGGAGCACCTGGATTTCCGGGAGGACCTGGCATTCCATTTCCTTGAGGACCAGAAGGCCCTGGTGGTCCTTGTGGTCCAGGAGGTCCAACTTCACCTGGAATGCCCTGCTCACCTCTAGGGATGGTCTCACCTATATGCAGAAAAACATGATAATATTTGCACAAAACTCAGAAATGGCATATGACATAGTGAGATATCTGACATGATATTGCACACAGATagatattatagatatatttgTATATCGGGATAATAAAATGATCACCTTTTTTGTCCTTGCCTTTGTTCATATGCATGGGTAATTGTGGTATCTCTTTCCTGTAAAGGTGATGCTGCAAATGAGGCATCTCTTTTCCTATACCTTTGTGAGGTATATGAGGTATGGGCTGATGCTGTTGATGATGTGGTTTGTGCCCATAATATGCACCTCCAAAAACGGATGGTAATAATACCACTTGTACTAAAACCACCAGGAAAGGAGCCATAGCCATAGCCTGtagaaatcaatcaatcaatcaatcaatcaatcaatcaatcaatcaatcaatcaatcaatcacacataTTATGCCACTAGTATTATAACAAAGACCcttgttaaagtttaaaaaaaggcatttaCTTTCACAATGTTTATGGTGCCCCAGTGCTGcgtatacaaaatatttaaacattaatatatttgaataaacGTTTCCTTAATAATCTAGTTTTAATAGCTtcttggtcttcatgatgcagtttttttatgtatgttcCCCGTGGCCTTCCTGAAACAGGAGATTTACATGTAACTTCAACTACACACTGGTATGTCACTTCTAATGGCAATTGGATGTGCAAGAACTAATTTACTGGTTTCACAGCAACTAGAATGAGCACTTATACAATCACAGATTTGTACCACTTTAGTATTATTATCTGTTTTGTGTATGTTAAATAGAtctcaattaaatttatttcagtgcCACTAAACTACAAAATCTGTAAAAGTTTAAGGAAAGAGAATAAATATGATACTCAATCTATGTTATATCAGAtcagttatataatatatattatgttagtAATATCAGACCTAATTAAACCCTTGTAGAAGAACATTGAGAACTTAACCCTTCCCACAAAATAGGTGTATGCATTTTATAAAGGTGATGTATCTATCAGTTGtattgaataataatttttttttatttcacagtatAACATGGTACGTGTACAATATTtgttcaaaagtttgtggacatttGTCCATCATGTCCATATTTGTTCCTTCCCATTCATATCAGATTTTTACATGCTGTACCATTACAATGTCCCCTTACTGGACTTCAACTGAGGATCCTAAACCAGTTGTAGTATGTTAATGCACAAATTGAAGTCTATGAAGACATAAACTGCACAATTGGGATCATTTGTAACACAAACTGTGCTCCAGGCTTTCTATCGCCCATATCATTGACTGACCTtaataatgctcttgtagcagaatgaaaaaatgtaaagttaaaaCA
The genomic region above belongs to Tachysurus vachellii isolate PV-2020 chromosome 8, HZAU_Pvac_v1, whole genome shotgun sequence and contains:
- the col8a1a gene encoding collagen, type VIII, alpha 1a; its protein translation is MAMAPFLVVLVQVVLLPSVFGGAYYGHKPHHQQHQPIPHIPHKGIGKEMPHLQHHLYRKEIPQLPMHMNKGKDKKGETIPRGEQGIPGEVGPPGPQGPPGPSGPQGNGMPGPPGNPGAPGPPGLPGVGKPGMLGMPGKPGEMGPPGEQGEQGPGGAQGQPGMTGPPGPPGPPGLQGIGRPGGQGLPGLPGPKGEPGHKGLPGLPGLPGPKGDKGIGHIGPQGPKGPPGPSGLPGHKGLPGVGKPGAPGLPGAPGKEGQPGPPGPLGPEGPSGLEGKQGPQGLPGIGKPGDVGLPGQPGVPGHKGLPGPPGLPGRPGLPGFGKPGYPGPKGDKGMGGPPGPSGPKGDIGFGGPPGMVGPSGPSGPPGSPGPVGPPGGIGAPGPKGESGEGGAKGEPGSVGKPGPPGIAGQPGQAGEDGDPGPRGPAGPIGPKGDGGEKGQPGSHGPPGMPGPKGEAGAPGPEGKQGPGGIPGLTGPAGPFGPSGAPGPKGEPGPPGKAGPPGEGSPGATGPLGLPGPPGTSGSPGQPGQPGPPGPPGPPGPPALNPELMGVLPEMGPALDGVKTSGHMKGKKYGGGADIMGSSGLEMPAFTAQLTTPYPPVGTPVVFDKLLYNGRQNYNPQTGVFTCDLPGIYYFSYHVHCKGSNVWVGLYRNGEPVMYTYDEYKKGVLDQASGSAVIPLQPGDTVHIQLPSDQASGLYAGQYVHSSFSGFLLYPM